Proteins from a genomic interval of Haemophilus parainfluenzae T3T1:
- a CDS encoding TIGR03749 family integrating conjugative element protein translates to MKKLTLLLSAAFIFSPMTASADVLMKWARKPLPIDLQIEKERILFVDKNVKVGYPPELDSKLRIQSTGGAVYLKATADFPKTRLQLMDVATGEIILLDVQAKHSVANASEPIRFVYENKVEKQTTAYGQDANAYNEPMPNARPALPAPAALTRYAAQMFYAPLRTVEPLEGVRQVSHRLPTPLKTLLPALPVRATPLLSWQLDGYVVTAVRLQNQGQSRIDLDPRELQGRFYAATFQHNWLGGHGTPEDTTTLYLVTEGSPNHSVIPQSNSYKPKKLKKVTTTVTTQTK, encoded by the coding sequence ATGAAAAAACTCACTTTGTTACTGAGCGCGGCTTTTATCTTTTCACCAATGACGGCATCTGCCGATGTGTTAATGAAATGGGCACGCAAACCGTTACCTATTGACTTACAAATCGAAAAAGAACGTATTCTATTCGTAGATAAAAATGTAAAAGTAGGTTATCCACCTGAATTAGATAGCAAACTTCGCATTCAATCAACTGGCGGTGCGGTTTATTTAAAAGCAACTGCAGATTTCCCAAAAACACGCTTACAGCTTATGGATGTTGCAACCGGAGAAATAATCTTACTTGATGTGCAAGCGAAGCATTCTGTTGCCAATGCAAGTGAGCCAATTCGTTTTGTTTATGAAAATAAAGTTGAAAAACAAACAACTGCTTATGGCCAAGATGCAAATGCATATAACGAACCAATGCCAAATGCGCGTCCGGCACTCCCCGCTCCAGCTGCATTAACACGTTATGCCGCACAAATGTTTTATGCGCCTTTACGTACAGTTGAGCCTTTGGAAGGTGTGCGCCAAGTTTCACATCGCCTTCCTACACCGCTTAAAACGCTCTTACCTGCATTGCCTGTGCGAGCTACTCCATTACTCAGCTGGCAACTTGATGGGTATGTTGTCACTGCGGTTCGCTTGCAAAACCAGGGGCAATCTCGCATTGATTTAGATCCTCGAGAATTGCAAGGGCGATTTTATGCAGCAACATTTCAGCATAATTGGCTTGGGGGGCATGGTACACCTGAAGATACCACAACGTTATATCTTGTGACAGAAGGTTCACCTAATCATTCTGTTATCCCTCAGTCAAATTCATATAAACCGAAAAAATTGAAAAAAGTCACCACAACAGTGACAACTCAAACGAAATAA
- a CDS encoding PFL_4703 family integrating conjugative element protein, whose protein sequence is MSNLKGIVHQKNREIMTGRIAIGALLVICLVLCAIIFTAPSRLMIYNPPDLRAGSQRPWWEVPKSTVYAFAYQTFQQLNRWMENGEEEYKLNIERNKAFITPSCQEFLKKDYYDRLSNGELRERARGVYEIVGRGFKDNSVIVHSPDSWTVNLDLSVDEYFKDEPVKRVLTRFPVNIVRMETDLQHNPWGLGFNCYSSIPLRLEAKEFKEGDNQ, encoded by the coding sequence ATGAGTAACTTAAAAGGGATTGTTCATCAAAAAAATCGCGAAATCATGACCGGGCGAATTGCTATCGGTGCATTGCTTGTGATTTGTTTGGTGCTATGTGCCATTATTTTTACCGCACCAAGTCGATTAATGATTTATAACCCACCGGATTTACGTGCGGGAAGTCAACGCCCTTGGTGGGAAGTGCCAAAATCAACCGTTTATGCCTTTGCTTATCAAACCTTCCAGCAGTTAAACCGCTGGATGGAGAATGGCGAGGAAGAATACAAATTAAATATTGAAAGAAATAAAGCCTTTATTACGCCAAGTTGCCAAGAATTTTTGAAGAAAGACTACTATGACCGTTTATCTAACGGTGAATTACGTGAACGTGCACGTGGTGTTTATGAAATTGTGGGACGTGGATTTAAAGATAATAGTGTGATTGTTCATAGCCCTGATAGCTGGACGGTTAATCTTGATTTAAGTGTAGATGAGTATTTCAAAGATGAACCAGTAAAACGTGTTTTAACCCGCTTCCCGGTCAATATCGTGCGCATGGAAACAGATTTACAACACAACCCTTGGGGATTGGGATTTAACTGCTACAGCTCAATTCCATTACGTTTAGAAGCCAAAGAATTTAAAGAAGGGGATAACCAATAA
- a CDS encoding TIGR03750 family conjugal transfer protein yields the protein MSSDKEQTIPFLPTRLNRESSVYGGLSVSEFMLAAAMGFILGAVLGLLCCFALGFDFWLLIPSLAMLFCILSVVIGKVIIARLKRGKPEAYLNRMIEVKLDGILGGNRFISRQGTWSIRRVKR from the coding sequence ATGTCAAGTGATAAAGAACAAACGATCCCCTTTCTTCCTACTCGATTAAATCGTGAATCGAGTGTGTATGGCGGGTTATCTGTAAGTGAATTTATGTTGGCTGCAGCAATGGGATTTATCTTAGGTGCAGTGCTTGGCCTCCTTTGTTGTTTTGCCTTAGGCTTTGATTTTTGGTTGTTAATTCCGTCTCTTGCCATGTTGTTTTGCATTCTTTCTGTGGTGATTGGCAAAGTGATTATTGCGCGCCTTAAACGAGGTAAGCCGGAAGCCTACTTGAATCGAATGATTGAGGTTAAATTAGATGGAATATTAGGGGGGAATCGCTTTATCTCCCGTCAAGGCACTTGGTCTATTCGCCGAGTTAAAAGATAA
- a CDS encoding DUF2976 domain-containing protein, producing MKLIKSFFQNVSSRFLAVVTLLWLSVENAFATGGGNGINASKIPDFKIPGVDSNTKDPMEIIYLVAKSLATLCAILFAAWSIMTVVKALIKTYNAATDENDKKGWGPFIIALILGFILIFFSLWLVKLAIGLF from the coding sequence ATGAAGTTGATTAAATCCTTCTTTCAGAATGTTTCAAGTCGTTTTCTTGCGGTAGTAACTTTACTTTGGTTATCCGTTGAAAATGCGTTTGCTACAGGCGGTGGTAATGGTATCAATGCCTCTAAAATCCCTGATTTTAAAATCCCAGGCGTAGATAGTAATACCAAAGACCCGATGGAAATTATCTATCTTGTTGCTAAATCATTGGCAACCTTGTGTGCAATTTTATTTGCAGCATGGTCAATCATGACAGTGGTTAAAGCATTAATTAAAACCTATAACGCAGCGACTGACGAAAATGACAAAAAAGGATGGGGCCCATTTATTATCGCTCTTATTCTTGGTTTCATTTTAATTTTCTTCAGCCTCTGGTTGGTGAAATTGGCTATCGGTCTGTTTTAA
- a CDS encoding DUF3262 family protein produces the protein MSNANFPSVSPLDSFYTVSGLDPLKLKIMLAIILVVVLLLAYMWATNHGYKGMVNDGDIWSFFKLILWGAALIICVVSFFI, from the coding sequence ATGAGTAACGCTAATTTCCCTTCTGTTTCACCATTAGACAGTTTTTATACTGTAAGTGGTTTAGACCCGCTAAAACTGAAAATCATGCTGGCCATTATTTTGGTTGTCGTATTATTGCTTGCGTATATGTGGGCAACTAATCATGGCTACAAAGGCATGGTGAACGACGGTGATATTTGGTCATTCTTTAAACTGATTCTATGGGGCGCAGCATTAATTATATGTGTTGTCAGCTTTTTTATTTAA
- a CDS encoding RAQPRD family integrative conjugative element protein, which produces MTKNIFSLSLAIGVLFGAISAQATEQEHLAQAIKQLDAAKLSLQRAAASAKVSAKSREYFDYASAHQDIATVQAGIKQYINPSRAIPRNPKAIRNLKEDYLNLRSQ; this is translated from the coding sequence GTGACTAAAAATATTTTCAGTTTATCTCTAGCAATAGGGGTATTGTTTGGCGCTATAAGTGCTCAAGCAACAGAGCAAGAGCATTTAGCGCAAGCAATTAAACAGTTGGATGCAGCAAAACTCTCATTACAGCGAGCAGCTGCAAGTGCAAAGGTTTCTGCGAAAAGTCGTGAATATTTTGATTACGCTTCAGCACATCAAGATATTGCTACGGTACAGGCAGGGATTAAGCAATATATTAACCCTTCCCGGGCAATCCCTAGAAATCCTAAAGCTATTCGTAACTTAAAAGAAGATTATCTCAATCTTCGGAGTCAATAG
- a CDS encoding TIGR03747 family integrating conjugative element membrane protein, whose amino-acid sequence MAEQQVKKKKKGLFYYINAVLAALLGSLILSIILEWLGIAFLWPEEGHLHSQKMMLTELGWLSDSLTRGLFYHSPKELAEGLILSLHEWLFVKTGVKDWLANPREHSGVGLWVYHYGRAYIESVIYVFITFVIRLVVIVFTSPLFLLAAFAGFTEGLMMRDRRKFGAGRESSFLYHHARRLIGPIMLSAWVLYLSIPISIYPNIILVPAAFLFGLSICVTAASFKKYL is encoded by the coding sequence ATGGCAGAACAACAAGTCAAAAAAAAGAAAAAGGGTCTTTTTTACTACATTAATGCGGTATTAGCCGCCTTATTGGGTTCCCTGATTTTGAGCATTATTCTTGAATGGTTAGGTATTGCATTTTTATGGCCTGAAGAAGGTCATTTACACAGTCAAAAAATGATGCTAACTGAGCTTGGATGGCTTTCTGATAGTCTAACGAGAGGTCTTTTCTATCATTCTCCAAAAGAGCTGGCTGAAGGTCTTATTTTGTCATTACATGAATGGCTTTTTGTGAAAACAGGTGTAAAAGATTGGTTAGCCAACCCTCGTGAGCATAGTGGCGTAGGTTTGTGGGTGTATCATTATGGGCGAGCATATATTGAGTCAGTGATTTATGTTTTTATCACCTTTGTTATTCGACTTGTAGTGATTGTTTTTACTTCCCCACTCTTTTTGTTAGCCGCATTTGCGGGCTTTACTGAAGGGTTAATGATGCGTGACCGTCGTAAATTTGGTGCAGGCAGAGAGTCTAGTTTTCTTTATCATCATGCACGTCGATTAATTGGCCCGATTATGTTGTCGGCATGGGTATTGTATCTTTCTATCCCAATTTCTATTTACCCGAATATAATTTTGGTGCCAGCTGCATTTCTATTTGGCCTATCCATCTGTGTAACGGCAGCAAGCTTTAAAAAATACCTTTAA
- the traD gene encoding type IV conjugative transfer system coupling protein TraD: protein MSQKHVLEGLLRPPVEFFPAAVHGTCAFVCCGAPWSLALNPLIGYGLGAAFAGMGVMRFRQGMEIVRYHRNLRRLPHYALTSRQIPVSKKALFLGRGFEWEPKHTQRLYDCFSANGQIYWKNGKWFKAARDYEKVHDNWLSRLTSMDSPLNPVRPLPPVGGIPVMHGVEPNERDIMLPLGDRGGHTLVFGTTGVGKTRFAEVLVTQDIHRGKTPEEREVVVFFDPKGDPDMLKRMYAEAKRAGRENEFYVFHLGHPEISARYNPVGRFGRISEVAGRISGQLSGAGNSAAFKEFAWRFVNIVSRALVEMGKRPDYVQISRFVQNIDALFLDYAKLHFDAIDKKIWPTLASVAANLDVKNLPFSMKDRPLIAVINQYILENKIFDPVLEGLSSAVRYDKTYFDKIVASLLPLLEKLTTGKTAELLSPDYTDIHDERPIFDWESIIRKRGIVYVGLDALSDATVAAAVGNSMFADLVSMAGHIYKFGVDEGLPDVFKTKSKPPKINLHCDEFNELMGDEFIPLINKGRGAGMQVTAYTQTLSDIEARIGSKAKTGQTTGNFNTLLMFRVKEPATAEFLTRQLNDVTIYQSMVTSSTTDNSNPDDGKAFTSNTGERISEKMVPMLSPAHITNLPKGQAFALLEGSTLYKLRMPLPAVDKDDVMPESLQELTAYMRKNYHISPNWWQSAFSDYAPSQDIATAFQSMSLNRAPSHAGEEMLFGDVDTPVAEDMEDEDIDQNDDTDEDDFDDTDD, encoded by the coding sequence ATGAGTCAAAAACACGTTTTAGAAGGCTTGCTTAGACCGCCAGTTGAGTTTTTCCCAGCTGCCGTCCATGGTACTTGTGCTTTTGTTTGTTGCGGTGCGCCTTGGTCGCTCGCATTAAATCCTCTTATTGGATATGGATTAGGCGCAGCTTTCGCAGGTATGGGAGTTATGCGTTTTCGTCAAGGCATGGAAATTGTACGCTATCACCGCAATTTACGCAGACTCCCACACTATGCCTTGACCAGTCGTCAAATTCCTGTAAGTAAAAAAGCCTTGTTCTTAGGGCGAGGCTTTGAATGGGAGCCTAAGCATACGCAACGTCTTTATGACTGCTTCTCTGCAAATGGGCAAATTTATTGGAAAAATGGAAAGTGGTTTAAAGCCGCTCGTGATTATGAAAAAGTGCATGATAATTGGTTATCTCGACTCACTTCAATGGACTCTCCATTAAATCCAGTAAGACCGCTACCGCCAGTTGGCGGTATTCCAGTAATGCATGGTGTAGAGCCGAATGAACGCGATATTATGCTTCCATTAGGCGACCGTGGCGGTCATACCTTAGTATTTGGTACGACTGGTGTAGGAAAAACGCGTTTTGCTGAAGTGCTTGTGACACAAGATATACATCGAGGTAAAACACCTGAAGAGCGTGAAGTGGTTGTCTTTTTCGATCCGAAAGGCGACCCAGATATGTTAAAACGAATGTATGCCGAAGCGAAACGTGCGGGGCGTGAAAATGAATTTTATGTATTTCATCTAGGTCATCCTGAAATATCTGCTCGTTATAACCCGGTTGGTCGATTTGGTCGAATTTCAGAGGTGGCAGGACGTATTTCCGGGCAATTAAGTGGTGCGGGAAATAGCGCAGCATTTAAAGAGTTTGCGTGGCGTTTTGTGAATATTGTCTCCCGTGCATTGGTTGAAATGGGAAAACGCCCGGATTATGTGCAAATCTCTCGTTTTGTGCAAAATATTGATGCGCTTTTCTTAGATTATGCCAAACTTCATTTCGATGCTATAGATAAGAAAATATGGCCAACTTTGGCTTCGGTTGCGGCTAACTTAGATGTAAAAAACTTACCGTTCTCGATGAAAGATAGACCACTGATTGCTGTTATTAACCAATATATTTTAGAGAATAAGATTTTTGACCCTGTACTTGAAGGGTTATCAAGTGCGGTACGTTACGATAAAACCTATTTTGATAAAATTGTGGCATCGCTTTTACCGTTACTTGAAAAACTCACAACAGGTAAAACTGCTGAGCTTCTCTCGCCTGATTACACTGATATTCATGATGAGCGCCCTATCTTTGATTGGGAATCTATTATTCGCAAAAGAGGAATTGTCTATGTTGGATTGGATGCATTATCCGATGCGACCGTGGCTGCAGCTGTGGGTAATAGTATGTTTGCTGATTTAGTATCAATGGCTGGTCATATTTATAAATTTGGTGTAGATGAGGGTTTACCGGATGTATTTAAAACTAAAAGTAAACCACCTAAAATCAACCTTCATTGCGATGAATTTAATGAATTAATGGGTGATGAATTTATTCCCCTTATCAATAAAGGTCGTGGTGCGGGAATGCAGGTAACAGCCTATACTCAAACACTTTCAGATATTGAAGCTCGTATTGGAAGTAAAGCGAAAACGGGACAAACAACAGGTAACTTCAATACACTTTTAATGTTCCGGGTAAAAGAGCCGGCCACTGCAGAGTTTTTAACGCGTCAGCTCAACGATGTCACAATTTATCAAAGCATGGTGACATCAAGTACGACAGATAACAGCAATCCGGATGATGGCAAGGCGTTTACGTCTAATACTGGTGAACGTATTTCTGAAAAAATGGTGCCAATGTTATCGCCAGCACATATTACAAATCTACCAAAAGGTCAGGCATTTGCCCTTCTTGAGGGAAGTACGCTTTATAAATTAAGAATGCCTTTACCTGCGGTTGATAAAGATGATGTGATGCCGGAGTCACTCCAAGAATTAACAGCTTACATGCGTAAAAACTACCATATTTCTCCAAATTGGTGGCAATCTGCATTTTCTGATTATGCGCCAAGTCAAGATATAGCAACCGCTTTTCAGTCAATGTCATTAAATCGAGCACCTTCACACGCAGGAGAAGAAATGCTTTTCGGGGATGTTGATACTCCAGTTGCTGAAGATATGGAAGATGAAGATATTGATCAGAATGATGATACAGATGAGGATGATTTTGATGACACAGATGATTAA
- a CDS encoding integrating conjugative element protein → MQYKSFFLSLVCLGAVVQAQAELKVIGDFGGESAVRFYEALQPDESMVQAYPNSVPSTLTEADILPVISHRMTPGQIQPVRMNLPGMLPIFLIGTDNLSKNWLHANYNYLKKIGAMGLVVSVKTTNELSELRQLAPDLTLMPTPGDDLASRLNLAHYPALLTSEGLSQ, encoded by the coding sequence ATGCAGTACAAATCCTTTTTCCTTTCTTTGGTCTGCTTAGGAGCAGTAGTTCAGGCGCAAGCTGAATTAAAAGTTATTGGTGATTTTGGCGGAGAAAGTGCAGTCCGTTTTTATGAAGCATTACAACCGGATGAATCAATGGTTCAAGCCTACCCTAATAGCGTTCCTTCAACATTGACCGAAGCGGATATTTTACCTGTTATCTCACATAGAATGACACCGGGCCAAATACAACCAGTTCGAATGAATCTTCCTGGAATGTTGCCTATTTTTCTTATTGGAACAGATAACTTATCTAAAAATTGGCTACACGCTAATTATAATTACCTTAAAAAAATTGGTGCAATGGGACTTGTAGTAAGCGTTAAAACAACAAACGAATTAAGTGAGTTACGCCAATTAGCACCGGATTTAACCTTAATGCCAACGCCAGGGGATGACTTAGCTTCAAGATTGAATCTTGCTCACTACCCTGCTTTATTGACTTCAGAAGGATTGTCGCAATGA
- a CDS encoding transglycosylase SLT domain-containing protein, whose product MATNRLLKIVFSLIGLGVATHSVAFNGFGTDIDGYIKDASNRYQVDEAMLRGLVKIEDGWYGNVSPTGATGVGQFTRGTWNWLATTDEGRALGMTLITRYNRDTPFDPRKNNQINTLATALYARWHINQFFERGIKPSHENLYLAHNIGIDGLHRALQGRATREDILNMKRNGMKKGMSVQGFLVYQSERFNVSKQIANFQRPSVSPRYQIENKPLPANLHWVSPTETAMRWVEPASNQTNQQAIRWQNPTN is encoded by the coding sequence ATGGCAACAAATCGTCTATTAAAAATCGTATTTAGCTTAATCGGTCTTGGAGTTGCGACTCACTCCGTTGCATTTAATGGCTTTGGAACTGATATTGATGGCTATATTAAAGATGCATCTAATCGCTACCAAGTCGATGAAGCGATGCTACGTGGGTTAGTAAAAATTGAAGATGGGTGGTATGGAAATGTTTCCCCAACCGGGGCAACCGGTGTGGGGCAATTTACCCGGGGCACTTGGAATTGGCTTGCCACAACAGATGAGGGACGTGCTTTAGGGATGACGCTGATCACCCGTTATAATCGAGATACGCCTTTTGACCCGCGCAAAAATAATCAGATAAACACTTTAGCAACCGCACTTTATGCGAGATGGCATATTAATCAGTTTTTTGAGCGAGGCATAAAACCATCCCATGAAAATTTATATCTTGCTCATAATATCGGTATAGATGGTTTACATCGAGCGCTACAAGGTAGAGCAACACGTGAAGATATTCTAAACATGAAGCGCAACGGGATGAAAAAAGGAATGTCGGTACAAGGCTTTCTTGTTTATCAAAGTGAGCGTTTTAATGTCAGTAAACAAATAGCTAACTTCCAGCGCCCTTCAGTATCACCACGTTATCAAATTGAGAATAAACCATTACCAGCCAATTTACATTGGGTTTCTCCAACAGAAACCGCTATGCGTTGGGTTGAGCCAGCGTCAAATCAAACAAATCAACAAGCTATTCGTTGGCAAAATCCAACCAATTAA
- a CDS encoding TIGR03759 family integrating conjugative element protein, which translates to MNHVKKISYVAMILGMFSTAVFADVTAANTLATQSLNQQNLVTNKLNQQELLAKSQEWGLTEQEWQRYQELNQGARGIWSPGLDPLTSLGVESRNEQERERYARLLAKKMHDRMERELQFQRTYDRVFAEMYPNEQPFKVEPHISERFGRVIYFTRLENCDKCEANADRVLQYVNDKTPIDIYFVGVKNNDQIYNWAKKHNIDPNKVNRKLITLNHDNGAWLQYADGKMPAAFQIQQDGQWQQIVY; encoded by the coding sequence ATGAATCATGTCAAAAAAATATCCTATGTGGCGATGATATTAGGGATGTTTTCTACTGCTGTATTTGCTGATGTCACAGCAGCGAATACGCTGGCTACTCAATCCTTAAACCAGCAAAACTTGGTGACAAATAAATTAAATCAACAAGAATTATTAGCGAAATCCCAGGAATGGGGGTTGACTGAACAAGAATGGCAGCGCTATCAAGAGCTTAATCAAGGTGCTCGTGGTATATGGTCGCCAGGACTTGACCCTTTAACCTCGCTTGGTGTGGAGTCTCGAAATGAGCAGGAAAGAGAGCGTTATGCTCGACTACTGGCAAAAAAAATGCACGACCGCATGGAGCGAGAGCTGCAGTTCCAGCGCACTTATGATCGCGTATTTGCTGAAATGTATCCAAATGAGCAACCATTTAAGGTTGAACCTCATATTTCAGAGCGGTTTGGACGGGTGATTTATTTTACTCGCCTAGAAAATTGTGACAAATGTGAAGCGAATGCTGATCGTGTACTGCAATATGTGAATGATAAAACGCCTATAGATATTTATTTTGTTGGCGTGAAGAATAATGACCAAATCTATAATTGGGCGAAAAAACATAACATCGACCCAAATAAAGTGAATAGAAAATTAATTACCCTTAATCATGATAATGGAGCCTGGTTACAGTATGCAGATGGCAAAATGCCTGCTGCATTCCAAATTCAACAGGATGGGCAATGGCAACAAATCGTCTATTAA
- a CDS encoding lipoprotein, producing MKKILLTTFALVVLSGCAHRQTADEQQALENPSIQQGQHQVLQPEDRIVRPDIYTDYQPERTEVLREGRYTLINFSPEEGQKYLLDQSVSVNMLGKKKRALTATVEQGLRTTLKDTGLSLCHGFGQNEPTLSTLYSRPLPKVHYQFGPMALRDALQMLAGPAYEITINDVSRTVCFKLRPAVPERATGEKPKVETTTTTTTTTEIIEE from the coding sequence ATGAAAAAAATTCTATTAACCACGTTTGCATTGGTTGTGCTTTCAGGTTGTGCGCACAGACAAACAGCCGATGAACAACAAGCATTAGAAAATCCAAGTATTCAACAAGGTCAACATCAAGTCTTACAACCGGAAGATCGCATAGTCCGTCCGGATATTTACACAGACTATCAACCTGAACGTACAGAAGTGTTACGTGAAGGTCGTTATACTTTAATTAATTTTTCTCCGGAAGAAGGTCAAAAATATCTTCTTGACCAAAGTGTCTCCGTCAATATGTTAGGCAAAAAGAAACGTGCCTTGACTGCAACTGTTGAACAAGGATTACGTACTACATTAAAAGATACGGGCCTTTCACTTTGCCATGGCTTTGGTCAGAATGAACCAACACTTTCTACACTTTATTCCCGTCCATTACCAAAAGTACATTACCAATTTGGCCCGATGGCTTTACGTGATGCCCTTCAAATGTTAGCGGGGCCAGCTTATGAAATCACTATCAATGATGTTTCTCGTACCGTTTGTTTTAAATTACGCCCAGCTGTACCGGAACGTGCTACAGGGGAAAAGCCGAAAGTAGAAACTACGACAACGACAACAACCACAACGGAAATTATCGAGGAATAA
- a CDS encoding TraX family protein: protein MIIDHIGVAFSNAYPALSWCRVIGRFSYVAFGFIIALNLSRDKVNFKSYFTWMIATAFLSEISFTLFEPNYDRLNVLFQFLSVIGVIWVYKNRQDLNSWVMFLGLGFFIILSALSDYGLPGLLYCIGCYLFLQTKDTQYHLITMLTCVLLALFVNHSFIDNFGETIVETVSVVAVVIGTMIFILHPKGLRQCNLSISRMPKAFFYLFYPVHLTIIVGIKYIFIS from the coding sequence ATGATTATTGATCATATTGGCGTGGCTTTTTCAAATGCTTACCCGGCCCTATCTTGGTGTCGGGTGATAGGGCGATTTTCCTACGTGGCGTTTGGATTTATCATCGCGCTTAATTTATCTCGAGATAAAGTGAACTTTAAAAGTTATTTCACTTGGATGATAGCAACCGCATTTTTATCTGAAATCAGTTTTACGCTTTTCGAGCCTAATTATGACCGTTTAAATGTCCTATTTCAGTTCTTATCTGTAATCGGGGTAATATGGGTATATAAAAACCGTCAAGACTTAAATAGCTGGGTCATGTTTTTGGGATTGGGCTTTTTTATTATTCTTTCCGCACTCTCTGATTATGGTTTACCTGGGCTTTTATATTGCATTGGTTGTTATCTCTTTTTGCAAACAAAAGATACTCAATATCATCTTATTACGATGCTAACCTGTGTATTGCTCGCACTTTTCGTCAATCACAGTTTTATTGATAATTTCGGGGAAACTATTGTTGAAACAGTTAGTGTCGTCGCTGTTGTAATTGGCACAATGATATTTATTCTTCACCCTAAAGGCCTTCGTCAATGTAATCTCTCAATCTCTCGTATGCCTAAGGCTTTCTTTTACCTTTTTTACCCAGTTCATTTAACAATTATTGTTGGAATAAAATATATTTTTATCAGCTAA
- a CDS encoding JAB domain-containing protein: MFKLNEQQQAILEQAQVILTKVMEEKPFYQGAQEFTAPSIAKLYFQTIIGNEERENFVVLFLDRIHRLIKSEVMFQGSVSEISVSIREIIRQALKLNASAIIIGHNHPTGNVEPSDADKYITKRLKEACELMEIKLLDHFIVSGSASFCFTDNHLM; this comes from the coding sequence ATGTTTAAATTAAACGAGCAACAACAAGCTATTTTAGAACAGGCACAGGTTATTTTAACTAAAGTGATGGAAGAAAAGCCCTTTTACCAAGGTGCGCAGGAATTTACTGCTCCATCAATAGCTAAACTCTATTTTCAAACCATTATAGGTAATGAAGAAAGAGAAAATTTCGTGGTACTTTTCTTGGATAGAATCCACAGATTGATTAAATCTGAGGTGATGTTTCAAGGATCTGTTTCAGAAATTTCTGTGTCGATTCGGGAGATTATTCGACAGGCATTAAAGCTAAATGCATCAGCAATTATCATTGGGCACAATCATCCAACTGGAAATGTTGAGCCTAGTGATGCTGATAAATATATAACCAAGAGATTAAAGGAAGCTTGTGAATTAATGGAAATTAAATTACTTGATCACTTTATCGTTTCTGGTTCTGCGTCTTTTTGCTTTACTGATAATCATCTTATGTAG
- a CDS encoding DUF3560 domain-containing protein — protein MNTYAKFCPNVFVAKCPDAHQKGDVIILTSKYGKETEVEIHNLVKTSEDAYFYSFTRCDGVNSQVRAEQKAERYQNAANNALKRSEQYCEAANEGREFLRLGEPIKIGHHSEKRHRALIERNARRMDKSVEEMRKAESYDGKIAYWEQMAGKIDLSMPESLEFFKFELEKAKEKHQELKDKPELRTHAFSLTYAKKAVNELEKKVKLAELLWA, from the coding sequence ATGAATACTTACGCTAAATTTTGCCCTAATGTTTTTGTTGCTAAATGTCCGGATGCTCACCAAAAAGGTGACGTTATCATCTTAACCAGTAAATACGGTAAAGAGACTGAAGTGGAGATTCATAATCTCGTAAAAACCTCTGAGGATGCGTATTTTTATTCCTTCACCCGGTGTGATGGAGTGAATAGTCAAGTTCGTGCAGAACAAAAAGCTGAGCGTTATCAAAACGCAGCTAATAATGCATTAAAACGCAGTGAACAATATTGTGAAGCTGCTAATGAAGGCCGTGAATTTCTTCGCTTGGGGGAACCGATTAAAATCGGTCATCATAGCGAAAAACGTCATAGAGCCTTGATTGAACGTAATGCAAGGCGCATGGATAAGTCTGTTGAAGAAATGCGTAAAGCAGAAAGTTATGACGGTAAAATCGCTTATTGGGAACAGATGGCAGGGAAAATTGATTTATCCATGCCGGAAAGTCTTGAGTTCTTTAAGTTTGAATTGGAAAAAGCCAAAGAAAAACACCAAGAGCTTAAAGATAAACCTGAATTGCGAACACATGCTTTTTCTCTCACTTATGCTAAAAAAGCAGTCAATGAGCTTGAGAAAAAAGTAAAATTAGCCGAATTACTTTGGGCGTAA